From a single Rickettsia endosymbiont of Cantharis rufa genomic region:
- a CDS encoding IS1 family transposase, whose protein sequence is MEDFKVTFYFTDGWGSYARLLDPKKHIVSKKYTQRIERGNLNLRTRCKRLTRKTICFSKSLDIHDKVIGTLIERIAF, encoded by the coding sequence CTGGAGGATTTTAAGGTTACTTTTTACTTTACAGATGGATGGGGAAGTTATGCTAGGTTATTAGATCCCAAAAAACACATTGTTAGTAAAAAATATACTCAACGGATAGAACGGGGTAACTTAAATCTTAGAACAAGATGCAAAAGACTGACACGTAAAACAATTTGTTTTTCCAAGTCATTGGATATTCATGATAAAGTCATCGGAACTCTTATTGAACGTATAGCCTTTTAA
- a CDS encoding IS1 family transposase, with amino-acid sequence MSINGSGVRDTVRVLKVGINTVIRVLKKNLALKKINHSINTIEVIIAPEIDEQWPYVQNKSKQRWLWYSLDKILLKVVAYTFGTRCDSTSESLLKKTGGF; translated from the coding sequence ATGTCAATCAATGGCTCTGGAGTTAGGGATACAGTAAGAGTATTAAAAGTGGGTATCAATACGGTTATCCGTGTTTTAAAAAAAAATCTAGCGTTAAAAAAGATAAATCATTCTATCAATACGATAGAAGTAATTATTGCTCCTGAAATAGATGAACAATGGCCTTATGTACAGAATAAATCCAAACAAAGATGGCTTTGGTATTCTTTGGATAAGATTTTGTTAAAAGTAGTTGCTTATACTTTTGGTACAAGATGTGATAGCACATCAGAATCATTACTGAAAAAAACTGGAGGATTTTAA
- a CDS encoding IS3 family transposase yields MKEVVLSNAAIAFEPAKVVSEYQEQINRLKEQNDELAKDLGKTTIERDWAVGKLRSLDLLNRKSLVESKLGQLPKTRQCELLGVNRSSAYYKVQEVSSYNISILNRIDEIYTDNPEFGYRYIYHQLLEDGYKIDRDRVLKYMRLVGIEAIYPHKKKLTTIKDGEHKIYSYLLDKFWIKTDKTKKVVVPTANEVWSGDITYIRTKGGFMYLTAIIDWHSKAILSYKLSNSMDGLLVTDVLKEALSKYQAPQILNSDQGSQYTSNDHISILKSHDIQISMNGKGRNIDNIVIERFFRTLKYNCIFINDYQNIGELKEGINDYISKYNYQRFHSSIGYKKPMNVYLDSIQHHTQIAA; encoded by the coding sequence TTGAAAGAAGTAGTTTTATCAAATGCAGCGATAGCATTTGAGCCAGCCAAGGTAGTTAGTGAATATCAAGAGCAAATTAATAGACTTAAGGAACAGAATGATGAACTAGCGAAGGATTTGGGGAAAACTACAATCGAGAGGGATTGGGCAGTGGGAAAGCTAAGAAGCTTGGATTTATTAAATAGAAAGAGTCTTGTAGAGTCCAAGCTAGGACAATTACCAAAGACAAGACAATGTGAATTATTAGGGGTTAACCGTTCTTCAGCATATTATAAAGTACAAGAGGTTAGTAGCTATAATATAAGTATATTAAATAGAATAGATGAGATATATACAGATAATCCAGAATTTGGATATCGTTATATATATCATCAATTATTAGAAGATGGGTATAAGATAGATCGAGATCGAGTACTAAAATATATGAGATTAGTTGGTATTGAAGCGATATATCCTCATAAAAAGAAACTCACTACCATCAAAGATGGTGAGCATAAAATATACAGCTATCTACTTGATAAATTCTGGATTAAAACAGATAAGACTAAGAAAGTAGTTGTTCCTACTGCCAATGAGGTTTGGAGCGGAGATATTACATATATTCGCACTAAAGGCGGCTTTATGTATCTAACAGCCATTATAGATTGGCATAGCAAAGCCATATTAAGCTATAAACTGTCGAATAGTATGGATGGACTATTAGTTACTGATGTATTGAAGGAGGCATTAAGTAAGTATCAAGCTCCGCAGATTTTGAATAGTGATCAGGGTAGTCAATATACTAGCAATGATCATATAAGTATTCTTAAAAGTCATGATATACAGATATCAATGAATGGTAAGGGCAGAAATATTGATAATATTGTTATTGAGCGTTTCTTTAGGACACTGAAATATAATTGTATATTTATTAATGATTATCAAAATATAGGAGAACTTAAAGAGGGTATCAATGATTATATCAGTAAATATAATTATCAGAGATTTCATTCAAGTATTGGGTATAAAAAACCCATGAATGTATATCTCGATAGTATACAACATCATACACAAATAGCAGCTTAA
- a CDS encoding ATP-binding protein, translating to MNLQHQRIAEMCHSLNLVQVAENYFDIAQSSSKEDSSYTDFLESILKTELLARQNRSIMN from the coding sequence ATGAACCTGCAGCACCAACGTATAGCAGAGATGTGCCACTCATTAAATCTTGTTCAGGTAGCTGAAAATTATTTTGATATCGCACAGTCCTCTAGTAAAGAAGACTCAAGTTATACGGATTTCCTTGAGTCAATATTAAAAACAGAGTTGTTGGCGCGACAAAATAGGAGTATAATGAACTGA
- a CDS encoding DUF2608 domain-containing protein: MFKKYIFILILFIASIARAEIIEIDSLDKIKQDFDENYNKNYVPQDLLVVTALDEFLFKSLVPTGGQIDKDIYLTLAPLLHNINKNPKAIYIDQLILTNDSYKKELQESDFPNFVNEISNSKIPIIAVNDGFTGNFNNIPKFEIWFADYLKKNFNIDFSNSFPNNNYVIFNNLNSFANTYPVFYKGILTGNNIPEAEIIFKFLIQIRFIPKAFIMISSNIELLKSMEFQLNSYSSNILFIGYHYNNSNTEGNQNVANYTKLINDLIPQINKVKRNNPPLKNNNAKGKNPYDKSE, translated from the coding sequence ATGTTTAAAAAATATATATTTATTCTAATATTATTTATTGCATCTATAGCTCGTGCAGAGATTATAGAAATAGATAGTTTAGATAAAATAAAACAAGATTTTGATGAGAATTATAATAAAAATTATGTGCCGCAGGATTTATTAGTAGTAACGGCTTTAGATGAATTTTTGTTTAAGTCTTTAGTTCCTACCGGTGGACAAATTGATAAAGATATTTATCTTACACTAGCTCCTCTTTTGCATAATATTAATAAAAATCCAAAAGCTATTTATATAGATCAATTGATTTTAACTAATGATAGTTATAAGAAAGAATTACAAGAATCTGATTTTCCAAATTTTGTAAATGAAATAAGTAATAGTAAAATCCCTATAATAGCAGTAAATGATGGCTTTACCGGTAATTTTAATAATATTCCTAAATTTGAAATATGGTTTGCCGATTATTTAAAGAAAAATTTCAATATTGATTTTTCAAATAGTTTTCCAAACAATAATTATGTTATTTTTAACAATTTAAACAGTTTTGCTAATACTTATCCGGTATTTTATAAAGGCATATTGACAGGTAATAACATACCGGAAGCAGAAATAATTTTTAAATTCCTTATTCAAATAAGATTTATTCCCAAAGCTTTTATAATGATTAGCAGCAATATAGAATTATTAAAATCAATGGAATTTCAACTTAATAGTTATAGTTCTAATATATTATTTATTGGTTATCATTATAATAATAGCAATACTGAAGGAAATCAAAATGTAGCAAATTATACTAAACTAATTAATGATTTAATACCTCAAATAAATAAAGTAAAAAGAAATAATCCACCTTTAAAGAATAATAATGCAAAAGGTAAAAATCCTTATGACAAAAGTGAATAA
- a CDS encoding DUF2608 domain-containing protein produces MQKVKILMTKVNKVLLSLLCLIISCVSYGQIIPTYSVDSVTMKNLLPKMDVDTLVLVNIDNTIIAPKSKLFRYQDNSYINFTKYLYSLAVANSSVNKTIAQLIEQRQMMLVESKWVDLINKMKQQGATVLGLQEITSPCNLIENYEGWLYTLLYGLNINFTNKVNNKDVFRFNPSDAGAPIFYLGIIFTGNINKVKTLIEFLKIIPKQPTKIVIFANNKKDLENMDSYLRMVDIEYYGIEYLGWQMLPGSPDHQIAELQKSTLLNTGQWLEDDIAAKMLNIPDSKLHK; encoded by the coding sequence ATGCAAAAGGTAAAAATCCTTATGACAAAAGTGAATAAAGTTTTATTGAGTTTGCTTTGCTTAATTATTTCGTGTGTAAGTTATGGTCAAATTATTCCTACTTACTCTGTAGATTCGGTAACAATGAAAAATTTATTACCAAAGATGGATGTAGACACGCTGGTACTTGTAAATATAGATAATACTATTATAGCACCGAAATCCAAATTATTTCGATACCAAGATAATTCTTATATAAATTTTACTAAATATTTATATAGTCTTGCAGTGGCTAATTCATCAGTTAATAAAACCATTGCACAATTGATAGAGCAACGTCAAATGATGCTTGTTGAATCTAAATGGGTAGATTTAATTAATAAGATGAAACAGCAAGGTGCAACGGTTTTAGGTCTTCAGGAAATAACATCCCCATGTAATTTAATTGAAAATTATGAAGGATGGTTATATACCTTACTTTACGGACTTAATATTAATTTTACTAATAAAGTTAATAATAAAGATGTATTTAGATTTAATCCAAGTGATGCTGGAGCTCCTATTTTTTATTTAGGTATAATATTTACCGGTAATATAAATAAAGTAAAAACTCTTATAGAGTTCTTAAAAATTATACCAAAGCAACCTACGAAAATAGTAATTTTTGCAAATAATAAAAAAGATCTAGAAAATATGGACTCTTATTTAAGAATGGTTGATATAGAATATTACGGGATTGAGTATTTAGGCTGGCAAATGTTACCGGGGTCACCTGATCATCAAATTGCTGAGTTGCAGAAATCTACACTTCTAAATACCGGTCAGTGGCTAGAGGATGATATAGCCGCAAAAATGTTAAACATTCCCGATAGCAAATTACATAAGTAA
- a CDS encoding 3'(2'),5'-bisphosphate nucleotidase CysQ, with amino-acid sequence MNNNLIAALKDLIINTGKIALDIKKSGILVDTKSDGSFVTNADKEISKVIYQALQVLTPQIAIVCEEQPLPILNSDTFWLIDPIDGTRSYVNGKSTYTINIGLIENGLPTIGLIYHPEIAKLYYTDVNGRLKIEQNSREIFANHEFKHENFNAVIGFYNSNEATKEFLSKYSFGKINAISSSIKLCLIAEGEADIYPKFGQTMEWDIAAGHALIKAGGGNILGCDGKEVTYGKENFINPNFFACSKYWLKKEDELHAPNVTTAKAGI; translated from the coding sequence ATGAATAATAACCTAATAGCTGCTCTAAAAGATTTAATTATTAATACCGGTAAGATTGCATTAGATATAAAAAAATCAGGAATATTAGTTGATACTAAATCAGATGGTTCTTTCGTTACTAATGCTGATAAGGAAATCAGTAAAGTAATTTATCAGGCTTTACAAGTCTTAACCCCTCAAATAGCTATAGTATGTGAAGAGCAGCCGCTACCTATATTAAATAGTGATACTTTTTGGTTAATTGATCCTATTGACGGGACTCGAAGTTATGTAAACGGCAAAAGTACATATACGATAAATATAGGACTTATTGAAAACGGCCTTCCGACTATCGGCTTGATATATCATCCTGAAATAGCAAAGCTATATTATACCGATGTAAACGGTCGTTTAAAAATTGAACAGAATTCTAGAGAAATATTTGCTAATCATGAATTTAAACATGAGAACTTTAATGCCGTAATAGGCTTTTATAATTCAAATGAAGCTACTAAAGAATTTTTAAGTAAATATTCATTTGGTAAAATAAATGCAATAAGCAGTTCAATTAAACTATGCTTAATTGCTGAAGGTGAAGCCGATATATACCCTAAATTTGGTCAAACTATGGAGTGGGACATAGCGGCAGGTCATGCTTTAATTAAAGCCGGCGGCGGTAATATTTTAGGTTGCGATGGAAAAGAAGTTACTTACGGTAAAGAAAATTTCATTAATCCTAATTTTTTCGCCTGTAGTAAATATTGGTTGAAAAAGGAGGATGAGTTGCATGCCCCTAATGTCACTACTGCGAAAGCAGGAATCTAG
- a CDS encoding IS1-like element transposase, with protein MSINGSGVRDTVRVLKVGINTVIRVLKKSSVKKDKSFYQYDRSNYCS; from the coding sequence ATGTCAATCAATGGCTCTGGAGTTAGGGATACAGTAAGAGTATTAAAAGTGGGTATCAATACGGTTATCCGTGTTTTAAAAAAATCTAGCGTTAAAAAAGATAAATCATTCTATCAATACGATAGAAGTAATTATTGCTCCTGA
- the rpiB gene encoding ribose 5-phosphate isomerase B: MKNYDIVIASDHSGYELKSKIINYLEQKSLKIYNCGTNNTQTVDYPDYAKKVVDIIIEKLAPIGILISDTGIGMSIAANRSSEIRAALCNDILTTENAKAHNDANILILGAKTIDHKIVFDIIDRFLTTKFEGGRHSTRLSKIK; this comes from the coding sequence ATGAAAAATTACGATATTGTTATAGCTAGTGATCATTCAGGTTATGAGCTAAAGTCTAAAATTATCAATTATTTAGAACAGAAATCTCTAAAGATTTATAACTGCGGAACGAATAATACACAAACCGTTGATTATCCTGATTATGCTAAGAAAGTAGTAGATATTATTATTGAAAAATTAGCACCTATCGGTATTTTAATTAGTGATACGGGAATTGGTATGTCTATAGCTGCTAATCGTAGCTCAGAAATAAGAGCTGCTTTGTGTAACGATATATTAACTACCGAAAATGCTAAAGCTCATAATGACGCTAATATTTTGATATTGGGAGCAAAAACCATAGATCACAAAATAGTATTTGATATTATAGATAGGTTTTTAACCACTAAATTTGAAGGCGGTAGACATAGCACTCGCTTATCAAAGATAAAGTAA
- a CDS encoding M23 family metallopeptidase translates to MKYPVALGTIICFCLVACVDQPPAPIEYKIGAITANNNPTGLDHDEGLIVQRTMEDTPTSEKVSGILEEPKAEIIEDDNDAIEIPTSSNEDEEEIEQLNFAKPLNGVVITEFKAGKNKGIDIAAKEYSEVKSIAAGTVIYSGFNKQFGNLVIVKLDKDDLEVAYASLDDLLLKKGDKVARNNVIGHVEHKLYFAMRKNKVAVDPSKYIEF, encoded by the coding sequence ATGAAATATCCTGTTGCACTTGGTACTATTATATGTTTTTGTTTAGTTGCTTGCGTTGATCAGCCACCTGCTCCAATTGAGTATAAAATAGGGGCTATTACTGCAAATAATAATCCTACTGGACTAGACCACGATGAGGGGCTGATAGTTCAAAGAACTATGGAAGATACTCCCACATCAGAAAAAGTTAGCGGTATACTCGAAGAACCAAAAGCAGAAATTATAGAAGATGATAATGATGCTATTGAGATCCCTACATCTAGTAATGAAGACGAAGAAGAGATAGAACAGTTAAATTTTGCAAAGCCGTTAAACGGGGTAGTTATTACTGAGTTTAAAGCCGGAAAAAATAAAGGGATAGATATTGCGGCTAAAGAATATAGCGAAGTTAAATCGATAGCTGCAGGAACAGTAATATATTCAGGTTTTAACAAACAATTCGGTAATTTAGTAATAGTTAAATTAGATAAAGATGATTTAGAAGTAGCATATGCAAGTTTAGACGATTTATTGCTTAAAAAAGGTGATAAAGTTGCTAGAAATAATGTTATCGGACATGTGGAACATAAGTTATATTTTGCAATGCGTAAAAACAAAGTTGCAGTTGATCCTAGTAAGTATATAGAATTTTAA
- a CDS encoding M48 family metallopeptidase: MEDFITLTKYGEPRNVIVRRSSKAKNIVIRITPKGAELVLPLKAKAEKGHNFLLSKEYWIRQKLRRNVTEIPKDEDKISILGKSYEIIHIDSSKNQIKLNDSTLEVYCSIVLKKLSIEVFLKKKLLAEIKIIVENISKKHNLTYSNIRITKNVSRWGSCCSKGNLAFNWRVVFFPFEVLKYLIAHEMAHLKEMNHSKNFWQLVEEIYPQYQPAKLWLKRNGKNLYSYLS, translated from the coding sequence ATGGAAGATTTTATTACTCTTACCAAATACGGTGAACCTCGAAATGTTATAGTAAGGAGGAGTAGCAAAGCTAAAAATATAGTCATTCGAATTACGCCCAAAGGAGCAGAGCTTGTATTGCCTCTTAAGGCAAAAGCTGAAAAAGGTCATAATTTTCTGTTAAGTAAAGAATACTGGATTAGGCAAAAATTACGCCGTAATGTAACCGAGATCCCAAAGGATGAAGATAAGATTTCTATTTTGGGTAAATCTTATGAAATAATACATATTGATTCGTCTAAAAATCAGATAAAACTAAATGATTCTACGTTAGAAGTGTATTGCAGTATAGTACTAAAAAAACTTAGTATAGAAGTATTTCTTAAAAAGAAATTATTAGCAGAAATAAAAATAATAGTAGAGAACATATCCAAAAAACATAATTTGACTTATTCCAATATTAGAATAACGAAAAATGTTAGTCGTTGGGGGAGTTGCTGTAGTAAAGGGAATCTTGCTTTTAATTGGCGAGTAGTTTTTTTCCCCTTTGAAGTACTGAAATATCTTATAGCTCACGAAATGGCGCATTTAAAGGAAATGAATCATAGTAAAAACTTTTGGCAATTAGTTGAGGAGATATATCCTCAGTACCAACCGGCAAAATTATGGCTAAAAAGAAACGGTAAAAATTTATATAGTTATTTGTCATAA
- the thyX gene encoding FAD-dependent thymidylate synthase: protein MHNTTKRATVAALEEILYEPIKVLDHGFIRVIDYMGDDSAIVQAARVSYGKGTKQLNQDKGLINYLLRHYHTTPFEMCDIKFHIKLPIFIARQWIRHRTASVNEYSARYSILGNEFYLPEPANIASQSAVNKQCREGGSLPKEVAEKVLAILEEDAKQCYGHYKELMNADEGGNIIDENTTGIARELARMNLTLNYYTEWYWKINLHNLLHFLRLRADPHAQYEIRVYAKKMLEIVKAWVPFTYEAFEEYRLQGVSISRKGLDVIKRMINGEKVTHETSGMTKREWEELMRIFG from the coding sequence ATGCACAACACTACAAAAAGAGCAACAGTTGCGGCACTAGAAGAAATCTTATACGAGCCTATAAAAGTGTTAGATCACGGGTTTATTAGAGTTATCGATTATATGGGAGATGATAGTGCTATAGTACAAGCAGCTCGTGTATCTTACGGTAAGGGTACGAAACAATTAAACCAAGATAAAGGGCTGATAAACTACTTGCTTCGTCATTACCATACCACCCCTTTTGAGATGTGTGACATCAAATTTCATATTAAACTACCGATATTTATTGCAAGGCAATGGATTAGGCATAGAACGGCTAGCGTTAATGAATATTCGGCAAGATACTCTATTTTAGGCAACGAATTTTATTTGCCCGAACCGGCAAATATTGCTTCCCAATCTGCCGTAAATAAACAATGTAGGGAAGGGGGTAGCTTACCGAAAGAAGTGGCTGAAAAGGTCCTTGCAATTTTAGAAGAAGATGCTAAGCAGTGTTACGGGCATTATAAGGAGTTGATGAATGCCGATGAAGGGGGTAATATTATAGATGAGAATACTACAGGGATAGCAAGAGAGCTTGCCCGTATGAATTTAACTTTAAATTATTATACTGAATGGTATTGGAAGATTAATTTACATAATCTACTTCATTTCTTAAGATTGCGAGCCGACCCTCACGCACAATATGAAATTAGAGTTTATGCCAAAAAAATGCTTGAGATAGTCAAAGCTTGGGTTCCTTTTACCTATGAAGCTTTTGAGGAATATCGTTTGCAGGGAGTAAGTATTTCACGTAAAGGTTTGGACGTAATTAAAAGAATGATAAACGGTGAAAAAGTGACTCATGAGACTAGCGGTATGACTAAAAGAGAATGGGAAGAATTGATGAGGATTTTTGGTTAA